In a genomic window of Telopea speciosissima isolate NSW1024214 ecotype Mountain lineage chromosome 5, Tspe_v1, whole genome shotgun sequence:
- the LOC122662426 gene encoding basic leucine zipper 4-like: MLASESFLDLPFPVFEGGFTPWENNHDSMSLLQTHLHQSQSPVDSNSGLDEPQSWTPVSAVDERKQRRMISNRLSARRSRMRKQQHLENLRNQVNRLRIENREITNRLGFVTHHCDLLRRDNDRLRLESVALKQRLFDMHRILTLRQLQHHNFLSSSSACNSFSSVNEVNEQSQLPSLMA; this comes from the coding sequence ATGTTGGCTTCCGAAAGCTTCCTAGATTTGCCCTTCCCAGTCTTCGAAGGCGGTTTCACGCCTTGGGAGAACAACCATGACTCGATGTCACTCTTACAAACCCACCTTCACCAATCACAGAGCCCCGTTGACTCTAATTCTGGGTTGGACGAACCACAGAGCTGGACGCCGGTATCGGCCGTGGACGAGCGGAAGCAGCGGCGAATGATATCCAATCGTTTATCGGCGAGGAGGTCTCGCATGCGGAAACAGCAGCACTTAGAGAACCTAAGGAACCAGGTGAACCGGCTTAGAATCGAGAACCGGGAGATCACTAACCGTTTGGGATTCGTGACTCATCACTGCGACCTCTTACGTAGAGACAACGACCGGCTACGTTTGGAATCCGTGGCTCTCAAGCAGAGACTCTTCGATATGCACCGGATTTTGACTCTTCGGCAGCTCCAACATCACAACTTTCTATCGTCCTCGTCGGCGTGCAATTCATTTTCGTCCGTCAACGAAGTGAACGAACAATCCCAACTCCCCTCCTTAATggcctaa
- the LOC122661606 gene encoding phytosulfokines 3-like, which produces MSKVTITTLFLVSLLLCASLTCNARPEPAALPNDSSVKTKHADSKAKKAEEIESCDGIGEDECLMRRSLNAHTDYIYTQDVNP; this is translated from the exons atgtcAAAGGTCACCATAACCACCCTTTTCTTGGTATCCCTTCTCCTCTGCGCCTCGCTTACATGTAACGCTCGCCCGGAACCTGCTGCTCTTCCCAATGATTCTTCTGTAAAAACCAAACATGCG GATTCGAAAGCAAAGAAAGCCGAGGAGATTGAAAGTTGTGATGGGATCGGGGAGGATGAATGCTTGATGAGAAGGTCCCTTAACGCTCATACTGATTATATCTATACACAGGATGTAAATCCATGA